Proteins encoded together in one Pseudomonas sp. TCU-HL1 window:
- a CDS encoding DUF6160 family protein, with translation MTSKALCLAALLVLPALARGELQALEDADLSQMNGQGGVYLSGEFSINKNGGVLWNTPVSNDPTTWKANERSCAIAGAGSPESCGLRIAIRSEANGGWYVLDNLKGIFSFEGLTLNTRLINSGFGGDGATFSQDVLAIGLPNEMRFKNGSFAFGVANQGGWQNKSGTLANGGNPSYQQTNIFSAKIDGTIRMQGSVLIFPKN, from the coding sequence ATGACCTCTAAGGCGCTTTGCCTGGCAGCGCTGCTGGTTCTCCCGGCCCTGGCCCGGGGCGAGCTGCAGGCGCTGGAAGACGCCGACCTGAGCCAGATGAACGGGCAGGGCGGGGTGTACCTTTCCGGCGAGTTCAGCATCAACAAGAACGGCGGCGTGCTGTGGAACACCCCGGTGTCCAACGACCCAACCACCTGGAAGGCCAACGAGCGAAGCTGTGCAATCGCTGGCGCCGGCAGCCCTGAAAGCTGCGGCCTGCGCATCGCCATTCGCTCCGAGGCCAATGGCGGCTGGTACGTGCTGGACAACCTCAAGGGCATCTTCAGCTTCGAGGGACTGACGCTTAACACCCGCCTGATCAACAGCGGTTTCGGCGGCGATGGCGCAACCTTCAGCCAGGACGTGCTGGCCATCGGTCTGCCCAACGAGATGCGTTTCAAGAACGGCAGCTTCGCCTTCGGCGTGGCCAACCAGGGCGGCTGGCAGAACAAGTCCGGCACCCTCGCCAACGGCGGCAACCCCAGCTACCAGCAGACCAATATTTTCTCGGCGAAGATTGACGGCACTATCCGCATGCAAGGCAGCGTGCTGATCTTCCCGAAGAACTGA